The DNA segment ACCCCGGAGAAATTACTCACTTTCAAGCTTTATGCACAGCTTTATCTGCCACAGTGGGTTTAGGAAATATTGCCGGCGTGGCTGTGGCCATTAAATTAGGCGGACCAGGTGCAGTGTTTTGGATGATACTTATTGGTCTTTTAGGAATGGCTACTAAGTTTGCCGAAGCCAGCCTTGCCTTAATGTATAGAAAAATAGATAGCAATGGCGAAGTGCATGGAGGCCCCATGTATTACATTACTTTAGGTTTAGGCTCTAAGTTTAAATTTCTTGCGCAATTTTTTGCAGTGGCTTGTATCTTTGCCACCTTCGGTGCAGGAAATATGTTTCAAAGTAATTCTGTAGCCCAATTGTTAGCTACTAATTTTCAAACTCCTCCTTTATGGACAGGAATTATTTTAAGCCTACTAGTAGGTGTAGTTATTTTGGGAGGGATTAAACGCATTGGTAGTATTTCTTCTAAATTATTACCGTTTATGGGAGGTATTTATATTATAGCCTCTTTATTTGTAATCATTACTCATTTCGATGCCTTGCCTTCTTTAATTGCCACCATTTTTCATGATGCATTTAATGGTACAGCAATGGCCGGTGGTATAACCGGTATTGCCTTACGCACCGTGATTGTACAAGGAATTCGGCGAGCCTGTTTTTCTAACGAAGCAGGGCTGGGTTCTGCTGCCATTGCTCATAGTGCAGCCAGTACCAACGAACCTATTAGAGAGGGACTTGTGGCCTCGATCGGTCCATTTATTGATACGGTTGTAATTTGTACTATGACGGCCTTAGTAATTTTAATTTCTGGCGTGTGGGTAAACACAGACCTGTCTGGAGTGGCTTTAACAGCTAAAGCTTTTGATTCTACCATTCAAGGCTTTGGATTATACTTTATGCCTGTTGCAGTGAGTTTATTTGCCTACTCTACTTTATTAAGTTGGTCTTATTACGGCGAACGATCACTAGATTTTTTATTTAAAGGAAAGGGCATTTTTGTTTATAGACTTTTTTATATCGCCGCTGTGTTTTTAGGAGCTATTTGGAAGCTTATGCCTATTTTAAATTTCTCTGATATTATGTTAGGGCTTATGGTAGTGCCAAACCTTATCGCTGTACTTTTACTTTTACCTAAAATAAAAACAGCTAGTGTTAAATATTTTAACTCTTTAAAAAACGGAGAGTTTAAAACATACTCATAATTATAAATTTTTATGAATAAAAAAATACATTTAAAAGACTATTTGGAACCTAATTTTTGGATTTCTAAAGTCGAACTGTTTTTTGATATTTTTGATACGCACACTATCGTTGTTCAAAAATCTTTAGTGAAGAAAAATACCAACACCACTTTTGATTATTCTAGCCTACATCTACAAGGTGAAGAATTAAAATTACTTTCTGTTTTAATTGATGGAAAAATTTTTAAAGACTACAGCATTACAGATAATGAATTAATTTTAAAAAATTTAGAAAGCTTAGATACTTTTAATCTAGAAATTCAAACAAAAATTTACCCTCACAAAAATACCAAATTAACGGGCCTGTATAAAAGTGGTGACTTATTATGTACACAATGCGAAGCCGAAGGCTTTAGGCATATTACTTATTTTTTAGATCGTCCTGATAATATGGCCATTTTTACTGTGCATATTACCGCCGATAAAACCAAATATCCCGTTTTATTATCTAACGGTAATAAAATAGAAGAAAAAAAAGTAACCGCAGATCGCCACTTGGTTTCTTGGCAAGACCCTTTTAAAAAACCCTCTTATTTATTTGCTTTAGTTGCTGGTAATTTAGATCATATTCACGATCAATTTACTACAAAAAGTAATAAAAAAATTACCTTAGAAATTTATTCGGAAAAAAATAAATCGCACCTGTGCCATTACGCAATGGAATGCTTAAAAAAAGCTATGAAATGGGACGAAGACACTTATAATTTAGAGTATGACTTAAACCGTTTTATGATTGTTGCTGTGGATGATTTTAATATGGGCGCTATGGAAAATAAGGGTTTAAATATTTTTAACTCGAGAGTTATACTTTCTAATCCCGAAATGGCCACAGACAAAATGTTAGATGTTATTGAAAGTATTATTGGACATGAATATTTTCATAATTGGTCTGGTAATAGAGTCACTTGCAGGGATTGG comes from the Pseudobdellovibrionaceae bacterium genome and includes:
- a CDS encoding sodium:alanine symporter family protein produces the protein MEAINAMLEKIAGLVWNYPLIILLAGTGILLTIYLQGVQFKYLKHIWHILRGKFDNPNDPGEITHFQALCTALSATVGLGNIAGVAVAIKLGGPGAVFWMILIGLLGMATKFAEASLALMYRKIDSNGEVHGGPMYYITLGLGSKFKFLAQFFAVACIFATFGAGNMFQSNSVAQLLATNFQTPPLWTGIILSLLVGVVILGGIKRIGSISSKLLPFMGGIYIIASLFVIITHFDALPSLIATIFHDAFNGTAMAGGITGIALRTVIVQGIRRACFSNEAGLGSAAIAHSAASTNEPIREGLVASIGPFIDTVVICTMTALVILISGVWVNTDLSGVALTAKAFDSTIQGFGLYFMPVAVSLFAYSTLLSWSYYGERSLDFLFKGKGIFVYRLFYIAAVFLGAIWKLMPILNFSDIMLGLMVVPNLIAVLLLLPKIKTASVKYFNSLKNGEFKTYS